The genomic window GTGGTCCCCGCCGGACCGCTCCACGGCGGCCTTGGTGTTCTTGAGCAGGGTCTCGCACTTGGCGCAGCCGGGCCCGAAGACTTCGATGAGCATGGGATCTCCTTCAGAGAATGGCGTTGAACAGATAACCGACCAGGAGGATGCCCGCCGCGACCACCCCCACGAACGCACCGATGAGGCGGGGCCGCATGACCCGGCGCAGGATGACCGTTTCGGGCAGGGAAAGGCCGATGACGGCCATCATGAAGGCCAGGGTGGACCCCAGGGCCGCGCCCTTGCCCAGCAGGGCCTCCACGATGGGCATCACGCCCGCCGCGTTGGAATAGAGCGGCACCCCGATGGCCACGGCCAGGGGCACGCTGTACCACGACTTCCGCCCCAGGAGGCTCGCCATGAAGGCCTCGGGCACGAAGCCGTGGATGAAGGCCCCCACCAGGATGCCCACCAGGATGTACAGCCAGACCTTGCCGACGATGTCCTTGACGCCCTGCACGGCCTGGCCGATGCGCGCGGCAAGGGAGGGCCGCTCCTCCCCGGCATCCGCCAGGGCCGGCGCCTTGAGGGCTTCCTGCACCCACCCTTCCAGGTGGCGCTCCATGTTCATGCGCCCCAGCACGAGGCCCGCGAAGAAGGCGATGGCCACCCCCGTGCCGGCGTAGAGCAGGGCGATCTTCCAGCCGAACATCGCGAAGAGCATCCCCAGGGCCACCTCGTTGACCATGGGCGCGGCCACCAGGAAGCTGAACGTCACGCCCAGCGGGACGCCCGCCTTGAGGAAGCCGATGAACAGGGGCACCGCAGAGCAGGAGCAGAACGGGGTGACGATGCCGAACAGGGAGGCCATGGCGTTGCCGAGGCCCGGATTCCGCCGGGACAGCGCGTCGCGCACCCTCCCCGGGCTGATGAACGTCTGCAGGAAGGTGACGATGAAGACGATCAGGGTGAGCAGCAGCAGGACCTTCGGCGTGTCGTAGAAGAAGAACGCCACCGCCTCGCCCAGGTGGGACCTGGGCGCCAGGCCAAGCAGGGAGAAGGCGATCACCTCCGAAAGCCGGTGGATGACCGCGTAGAGCAGGATCCAGGCCGGAAGGGCCAGCAGGATCCAGCCTCCCCTGCGCAGGAACGACGGCGCCGGTTCCGGCCTGGCGCCCCCACAGCATTCAGACATGGGTCGCCTCGTCCATCCCGGCCAGCTGCTTGCGGCAGACGTCCTGGACCGGGATCCCCTTCACGGCCGCGACGCGGGCGCGGTCCAGGTTCGCCTCGGGCAACGACGACGCTTCACGAAGGAGGATTTCAAGAAGAGGTGGGGCCGGTTCCGGGCACGAGACGAAAACCCACCGCCCTTCCTTCCGCTCCGTCACGAACCCGGCCCTGCGCAGCTCCCGCAAGGCCTCGGAAACCGAGGACGCGGGCACCGAAAGCGTCTCCGCCACCTGGCACACGCACAACTCCCCCGCGCCCACCAGGGCCAGAACCCGCAGGCGCAAAGGGTGGGAAACGGCCTTCAGCCTGTCCACCAGCGAACGGAGATCCTCTGCCATGCCTTGCTTCCTTTCCGATGCCGCCCCTCCCGTCCGTCCGAAGGGGATGGGGTTAATATACACACATCGGAAATTATCGAAATATATATTTGCCTAGAAGGCGACCGTGGCCGCCGTCGTGGCGCCTGCCGTCACGGTGGCGGCGACGGGCACGGCGACGGCAACCGTCGTGGAACCGTCCCCGGCCGTGGTCGTCCGGTTACCCACCAGGCTGTAGGTGCCCGCCGGCAGGGACCCGAAGGTGAAAGTCTCGGTCGCACCCACGACGGCCATGTCCCGGTCCAGGATGAACGTGTGGGTGGCGCCGCCGGGGGTCGAGGCTAAGGTGGCCAGCAGGTCGATGCCGTCCGACTGGCTCGCGGTGGCCAGGGGCGTCACGGTGCCGTTCAGGGTGCCCACGCCGGCCGTGGCCGTGAAGGCGGCGCTGAAGGTGAAGGTGGGCGTGGCGCTGGTGAGGCTGAAGCCGTCGCTGGCCTTGGGCCCGTAGAACGTCCCGGGGGCGGGCAGGCTGACCACGTAGTAGGTGCCGCCCACCGGCAGGAGATCGAGGGTGTAGGCGCCGGTGGCGCCGGTCGTGGCGCTCCGGACGATGGACGGCTTCCCGGCTCCATCCAGGACCTCGGCGAAAACGGGCACGCCGGCCAGGGCCGACCCGTCCGCCTGGTCCGTGAGGATTCCGGTGATGGAACCCGTGACGGCCTTCTCGTAGGCGAAGCAGGTGGGGCGCAGCAGGTACTTGCCGGACGCCCCCGCGCCCACGACCTGGACGGAGTGGGCGGCGTCGAAATCGATCCAGATGTCGGCGGTGGTTCCGGCCTGGACGACGAACGGCCCGATCAGTTTGATGCCCGTCTGGGCACCGGAGGGGACGGTGAGGGCGTGGGTCGTGCCGTCCTTGAGCACTACCGAGTTCCCGGTGGAACCCAGGATGAGCCGCATCTGGCCGTAGGAGCCGGGGTCCAGGGCCACGCCCCTCAGCAGGCTCCGGCTCACCCCGCCCGTGAGGGTGAGGAGGTCGACCGGGGTGCCTCCCACCGTGCCCAGGGTCATCCAGGACCCGCCGTCCCGGCTGATCTCGACGGACTGGATGCTGAGGAGGATGGAGGTGTAGGCCGTTGTTGGGCCGTCGACCAGGGTGACGTTCATGGCGGAGGACCGGGGGGCCGGGGTGCCCGAACCGGACCCCCCGCAACCGAGCAGGCCTGCGAGGCCCAGGACGACGGGGAGAACATGGATGGATCGCATCGTGGATCTCCTGAAAAGCGCGTGGATTGGAAAGGAAACGCCAGGGGCGGCGGACGGGGTCCCCGGAGCCGATCCTCCGGGACCCGTTCGGCCCTCAAGATCCGTACCAATGCGTCCTTCGGGACTTTACGAAGGCATTCGCGTCATTTCGACCCGGCCGGACGAGCGCCGCGGGCCTGAATGGGCCCAGGGCCGAACAAGCCGGGAGGGGGCCGGGAACCCGGCATCCACACCGGGAGGTCGACCCGATCGGGCAAAGCCACGGCCACCTTGCGGTGGCCGTGGCGATGAATAGGTAGGTTCGAAAGGTCAGTCCTTCAGCCCAGCCGTCAGTTCCTTGCTGGCCTTCTTGAACTCCTGGATCCCCTTGCCCAGGGACTTGCCCAGTTCGGGCAGCTTGCTGGGCCCGAAGAAGATCAGCAGACAGGCGCCGATCAGGAGGATTTCAGTCATTCCGAGATTGCCCATGGTTCACTCCAGTCTGTTCGGATGGTCGTGCCACTCACTTGTCGAAAGGGATGACGAGGGTGGTCTTGGGGTGGCAGTCCTTGCAGAGGACCACCGATTTCTGGTGCCCGAAATGGCACGCGGTGCAGGAGATCTCCCCGTAGTGGGATTTGTGGGGATTCAGGCCGTGGGCTTCCCTGGGCTTGGTCTTCTCCGCAAGGGCCTCGTAGGAGCCGTGGCAGGCCAGGCACCGGTCGTTCGCAACTTCGTCCCCCTTGAGGGGGAAGGCAGGACCGTGGCACCCCGAGCAGGAGACCAGCTTGGCGGCATGCTGGCCCGAAAGGAACGCCGCGGCGCCCGGGACCGGCATGAGCTCCCGGGTCCGTGCGAAATCGCCCGCGTTCGGCTTGCCCAGGTTCCGCTTGCCGCCCTTGACGGTGAAGGACCGGCCCGGCTTGAAGTCGTGGCAGGCGGAACACGGCACGCCGCTTTCCGGGGCCGCGTGTCCGCGGTGGATCCTGACGCCGAACGCGTTCTTTCCCGCGGCCGGGGCGGGCTTGCCGTGACAGGGGAGGCACTCGGCGATCGCCTTGCCCTTGACGGCCGGGTGCGCCTCCCCCAGCAGGCTCTTGAAATCGGGGTGGCAGGCGGTGCAACCCGCAGGAGCCTTCGCCGGGGCCGCGCCCAGCCCCCCGGCGAACGCCAGGAGCAGGGCCATCACCCCGTATTCGAAAAATCGTCTCATCGGGTGGTTCCTCCGGGGCCGCGGCCCCCGGTTGAACGGGGACCGCGGCGGTGGCGTATCCGTCAGATCTTCTCGGCCGCGGCCTTGAGGCCCGCGATGCGTCCGAACACCGTCGCGTCGGGCGTCGCATTGCCGCCCAGCCGGTTGGCGCCGTGCAGGCCGCCGGTGATCTCGCCGGCCGCATAGAGATGCGGGATCGGCTTGCCCCAGATATCGAGCACCTGGGTCTCCTTGTTGACGCGCAGGCCGCCCATGGTGTGGTGGACGGCGGGCCACTGCGCGATCGCGTAGTACGGGCCCTGCTCCTGGGAGACCATCACGCTGGTGATGTTCTTGCCGAACTCGGGGTCCTTCTTGTCCTTGAGGTAGGAGTCGTGCTTGCGCATGGTCTCGGTGAGCACGGCCGGGTCGAGCCCGATCTTGGTTGCCAGCTCGGCGATGGTGGCGGCCCGGACGAAGCGGCCCGCGGCGACGGCCTTGTTGGCCTCCTCCATCGTGCCCATCTTGGGGATCATCGCCTCGTTGAAGATGGAGAAGGTCTTCTTGCCGCCGGTGGCCATCTCCGCCCGGGCGACCACGTCGCGGCGCTCCTGCTCGTTGACGAAGCGCACGCCCTTCTCGTTCACGTAGACGATGCCGTAGCCGGGCCCGCGGAAGGGGTACACGGCGGGGGCGTCCAGGATGCCCGTTTCGGGATCGGCGAAGGGATAGAGCTGGATGAAGGCCATGTGGAGGGTGTCGGCCCCGACGGCCTGGGCGTAGCGGATCATCTCGCCGGTGGCGCCCTTGTGGTTGGTGCAGTTGTACCCTGCGGTCAGGGTCGGGTTGTAGATCGTGCGCATCGGGACGTCGTGGCCGAAGCCGCCCGAGGCGAGCACCACGGCCTTGCGCGCGCGGATGTTGACGGGGCCGCGGCCGGTCTCGAGCTCGACGCCCAGCACGGGGCTGTCGACGTCCTTGCGCCAGAGCCAGCTCACCTTCGCCTTCAGGCGCATCTTGGCGCCGCGCTTCTCGGCGATCTTGCGCAGCGCCTCGGTGAAGCCCTTGCCGACGCCTTCGATGCAGGTGTGGGTGCGGTACTGGCTATGGCCACCGGTGCGGTTGAGGATCTGGCGGAGCTGCAGGCCGCCCTCGTCGATCATCCAGTCCAGGGCCTTGGGGGCCTCGGCCGCGAGGATCTCGACCAGCTCGGGGCTGCCGAAGAAGTCGCCGCCCTTGAGGGTGTCGGCCTTGTGGATCTCCTGGCTGTCGACGCCGAGCTTGAAGTTCTCCCGCATCTTCAGCTTGTCGGTCCAGGCGTTGTATTCGCCGCCGTTGATGATGGAGTTGCCCCCGTAGACGGGCATCTTCTCCAGGATGATGACGGTGCTGCCCTTGCCGGCGGCTTCGGCCGCGGCGGCGAGGCCCGCGAATCCGGAGCCGATGACGACCACGTCGTAGCTCTCGTCCCACTTGGTGGGCAGCTTCTTCTTGGCGGGGGGCGCGTCGGGCGCGGGCGCGGCGCCGAGGTTGAGCGCGAAGGTCCCCGCCGTGGCCGCCAGGCCCACCGCGAGCGAAGTCCTGAGGAAGCCTCTGCGATCGGAGCCCTGGGCTTCGCCCAGGCCGTCGTCCTGGTTCCCCCTGGCCTCGAGGTTGTCTGGGTTCTTCATGTCGTTCCCCTTTCCTGGTTATGGTGTTTGCCGTGCAGGGCGAGGCCCATGCGGCCAGGCCCCGCGGCAACCTCAGTGGTAGATGAATACCCTATGGATTAATTCCACAGTAGGCCCCCCGCACGAAACCCTCAAAGGTGAGAAAGCGGGGCAATTTCGGGTAGGGCCGCCTACCCGATTGGCAACGGAAAACCAAATCCGCATTGGCTTTACCTTCGCCCCGGAACCGTCCTGGAGCGGGTATACCCGACTCGCCGTTGACAAGACCTTGGCACAGGACAATGATCGGATCATCCCGAAACGAGAACGGCCGGCCCTTCCGGCCAAGCCATTCGAAGCGCCGCGGATGGGGGTTGCCATGGAGCAGCGATGGGCGTCCTTCGACGCCTCCATAGGTCAGGAGCTGTTCGAGGCGACGTCGGACCTGATCCTGGTGACCGATCCCCAGGGCGTCATCCTCCGGACCAACCGCAAGGCCGGGCGGGTCCTCGCCGACGCGCCCACCCTGGGGCTGCCCTTCTGGGTCAGGCTGGGCCTGCCCTGCGACACCCTGCAGGGGGCCCTGGAGGTCTGCTCCGCCCAGGTGCCGAAGTACGCCAGCACCGCCCTCCAGGCCGCCTTCGCCGTCCGGCTCGTCGCGCTGGGGGACGGCAGCGCCCCGGGCTTCCTGGTCCTGCTCAGCGAGATGACCGGCCCCTTCCTCCAGCGGGCGGAGCTCGAACGCCAGGTCCAGGAACGGGCCCAGGCCCTGGCCCGGTCCCAGAAGATGCTGCAGACCGTCTTCCAGGGGGTGGGCAAGGGCATCATCCTCGTCGACGAGGACCTGGAGGTCATCGGTTCGAACCAGAAGGCCTGCGAGACCTTCGGCATCCACCCCGAGAACATCCAGGGCGCCCACATCCGCTCGCTCTGCGACGAGCCGGGGCAGGCCGCCGTCCTGAGGATGCTGGACACCATCATCGAGAACCAGGTGCTGAGCGTCGAGGTGGGCGCCCTCTACTTCGACAAGCGCCGCTTCCCGGCCGTCTTCACCGTGAGCCTGATCACCGTCGAGGGGAGCAGGCTCTGGATCATCATCACCGAGGACATCTCCAGGCAGAAGGCGATGGAACAGGAGCTCAAGACCGGCAGGGTCCTCACGGAGGAGGCCAACATCGCCCTGCGCAGCGTCCTGAAGAGCATCCAGCTCGAGCAGGAGGAGCTCTCGGCCAAGCTCTCCCGCAGGATCACCAGCGACCTGATGCCGATCCTGCACAAGATCCGGTCCGCGCCCTCCGACGAGGTGCGCAACGGCTACATCGACTTCCTGGGCGAGCTCCTGGCCTCGCTGACCCGGAACACGGGGCCGCAGATGGATTTCGCGCTCCACCGGCTCAGCAAGACGGAGATGAAGATCTGCAATTTCATCCTGGCGGGGTTCAGCACCAAGGAGATCTGCGCCACGATGAACCTGGCCTTCGACACCGTCCAGACCCACCGGAAGAACATCCGGAGAAAGCTCGGCCTTTCGGGATCCGCCGGGATCAGCCTGCACGGGTACCTCAACAGCAAGAAGGCGGCGGTGCCCGCATGACCGCAGCCCGCACCGCAAGACTCCAGGGAGTTCCGATGTTCGACGAGACCTTTGACGTCCTGGTCGTCGGTTCCGGCTACGCCGGGCTCTCGGCGGCGATCGAGGCCAGGCTCGCGGGCCGGTCCGTGCTGGTCATCGAGAAGATGAAGCTGCCCGGAGGCAATTCCGCGCTCAGCGGCGGCCTGTTCGCGGTGGCCAACGCCCCCCTCCAGGCCGCTGAGGGGATCGAGGACTCGCCGGCCCTGCTGGCCGGGGACATGTTCAAGGCCGGCCACGGGCTGAACCACCCCGAGCTCGTGCGCACCGTGGCCGCCGGTTCCCTGGAGGCCTTCCTCTGGTGCCGGGACTACCTCGGCGTGGCCTTCGCCGACAGCCTGCACCATGGGGGCGGCCACTCCGTTCCGCGCACCTACAGTCCCGCCAACTGTTCCGGCTCCGTGATCCTGCAGGCCCTCCTGGTGAAGTGCCGGGAGCTGGGGATCCCCATCCGGCTGCAGACCGCGCTGGAGGGGTTCATCCTCGACGGGGACGGCCGGGTCACCGGGGCCGCCGTCCGCGCGGACTACATCTTCCCCCAGGAGGACAGCGGCGCCCCCCGCAGGATCGGGGCCGCCCAGGGCCTCGTCCTGGCCAGCGGCGGCTGGTGCCAGGACGTGGAATTCCGGAGGGTGCAGGACCCCGGCCTGGACGGCGCGCTGGAGACCACCAACCACCCCGGGGCCACGGCCGAGGGCCTGGTGAGCGCCCTCCGGATCGGCGCTACGCCCCTCCACCTCTCCTGGATCCAGCTGGGGCCCTGGACCTCCCGGGACGAGGAGGGCTGGGGGGTCAGCACCATGTTCTCGGTGCTGGTGGGCCTGCGCCACGGGGTCATGGTCGACGCGTCCACCGGAAGGCGCTTCGTGAACGAGCTCGCGGACCGGCTCTCCCGCGCCCGCGAAATGGTCGCCGCCGGGCGGGACCCCATGCTGATCGTGGGCGGAAGGGCGGCGCGGCAGTACCCGAACCTGGCGCAGTGCCTGAAGCGCGGAGCCGTGAAGCGCTACGGGACGCTCGAGGAGCTCGCCCAGGACCAGGCCATCGATCCGGCCGCGCTGTCGGAGACCCTGGAGCACTTCAACCGGTCGCTGGACGAAGGCGTCGACCTGGAATTCGGCAGGCCCCTGGGAACCCAGGAGCGGTACCGCGTCGAACCGCCCTACCACCTCGTGCGGCTCCGCCCCAAGCTCCACTACTGCAACGGCGGCATCCAGATCGACGCCGACGCCCGGGTCCTGGACCTCGGGCGCCACCAGCCGATCCCGGGCCTCCTGGCCGCCGGCGAGGTCACCGGCGGCGTGCACGGGGCCTGCAGGCTGGGCGGCATGGCCATCCCCGAGTGCATCGTGTTCGGCCGGATCGCGGGGAGGAACGCCTCCCGGGCCTGAAGGCGCTCACGCCAGCCGTGAGAACCTCCGGTTCGACTCCGGGAAGTCCGCCCCCAGGGCCAGCCACACGCAGAGCCCCGCGCCCAGGGCCGCGGCGAAGGCCGTCCCGTCCAGGCGCGCCCCGGGGGCCGGACCCGCGCCGCCCAGGCACGTGAGGAAGGCCCCCAGGGCCGCGACGGGGACCGCGACCCACTGGTAGAGCCGCAGCCCCCCGAGGACGGGGGTCTGGGGCTCGCCCCGGGTGCCTTCCTCCGCGAACCGGCCCAGGCTGTTGAGCACCAGGTAGACGCCGGCGATGAAGGGGAGGCCCGCGCCCACTCGCCAGAGGCGAAGGAGGACCAGCCAGGTCACGCCGTTCCAGAGGATCGAATAGAGGGGGGAGGGATGGAGGGGGAGGCCCCGGAGCCCGGAGAGCCGGGACACCCGGGACCGGGGATGGACGTAGCGGATGCCCACGGACGCCGGCGCCACCCGGCCGTGGCAGCAGCCCTGGACGAGGCACCGCACCCGGCCCAGGCCCTGGATCACGGGCCCCGCCACCGCTGCGGCGCCCAGCAGCAGCCAGCCCTGGCCAGAGAGGAGGTGCCCGGCCAGGACGCCGGCGAAGGTGCCCAGCACGCCGCCGTAATAGCCGTAGGGCCGGAGCAGCTCCGGGCCCCCCTCGACGAGCTGGGCCCACAGGCCCGCCCCGGCCAGGCCGCAGAGCACCACCAGCAGGATCTCCGGCGTGAGGGTTCCGCCCGTGAAGGCGCACATGAGGAGGACCCCCAGGCCCACCCCCAGGCCCGCCCAGAACCCGTGGTTGATGATGCGCAGGGGCCCCAGGCGCCACTCACGCCAGGAATTGGCCACCCTCTCGGCCCCGCGGCGCAGGAACTCCCATAGGGCGTCCGCGCGCAGGGCGCCCCAGCCCAGGAGGGCCCCGGCGGCCACGTCGGCCAGCGTGTGCATGCCCGTGGCCGCGCAGGCCCACACCACCAGTGCCGCCCAGAGCCGGGCGGCAGGCTTCCACCGGGGGGAGGCCGCCCCGGCCGCCAGGATCGCCCAGGCGGCGTGGAAGGACGGGAAGGCGCACATGGGGGTGTCGTGGAGGCGCTCCCACTGCAGGAGGCGCCCCAGGGGCCCGGCCGCCTCGAAGGGCCGGGGGGGCGCCATCACGGGCAGGACCGCGAAGCAGAGGGTGCCCGCAAGGGTGGCCACGAGCCCCGCGGTGCAGAACCGGCGCAGGTCCCGGCCGGACCGCGCCAGCCAGGGCACGGCGAGGACCCACAGGTAGAGGCTGGCGTAGGGGAGCTCGGCCTCCTCCACCACCGGCCAGCCCCGCTCGAAGGGAAGGCCGAGGTCGAGGGCGTCCCGGGGCGTGCCCAGGGCCGCCGCGAGCCCGTAGAGCAGAAGCCAGGGCAGGAGCACCAGGACGTAGGCGGAGGCCCGGTCCGCCGGGGTGGGCGGACCGTCCTGGGCCGCGGGAAGGCGCAGCAGGGGCCCGCGCCTTTCCCGGCCGAACCGCGCGTCCAGGGCCGGGCCCTCGTAGCCCAGCACGAGGGCCGCGCAGCCCAGGACCACCGCCGGGCCCACCAGCCAGAACCCGCTGCCCGAGCCCGTGGCCATGGCCGCGCCCAGGCACAGGACGCAGAATCCCGCGTAGATGGGATGCGGGGTGAGGGCGTAGAGGCCGCGGACCACGAGGCGCCGGGGCGGGTAGGCGTTCATGGGCAGGCCCTCCCCGTGGCGCGTGAGGGTCGCCATGGCCAGGAGCATCGCCAGGCCCCCCGCCGCCGCCAGGATCCGGCCGGCCCAGGCGGGGCCCGGCGGCGGGAGCCGGACCTGCCCGGCCGCGCCCCGCGCCCAGGCCCAGAGCAGGAGCGGCAGGAGGACCACGAAGAGGAGGGCGTAGAGGAGCTTGCCGAGGCGGGGGGACATGGGGGGCCTCATGGGGTGCCGACGGTTTCATGGATGACCCAGCCACGGACGTCCGGAGCGCCTTCCCTGTGCAGGACGCCGGAACTCCTCCATTTGCGCTCCCGCAGGGCGCCGAAGGAGGCCGGGACGAGGCCGGCGACGGCCGGGAACCGGAGGAGGCCCGGCGGCAGGACCGGCGCGTCCCGGATGACGAGGCGGTCCGGGACCTCGAGCTCCAAGGTGGCGCCGGGAAGGCTCACCCGGTCCTCCTCCACCCGCCCCCCGGCCACCTCCCGGCCGTCCAGGACGGTCCAGGTCCGCGGCGCGGCCCCGCGCCATCCGATCCACACCAGGGAGGCCCCCCCGCCCGCGAAGCGCCCCCAGCGCAGCTCCTCGAAGGGGAGGTGCCAGGGTCCGTACCCGAGGTCCAGGCGCTCGGCGTAGCCGTCGCCCCGGAGGCGCCGCCCGCCCAGGACGAGCTCCACCGCCGAGGCCGGCTGCAGGCAGGCCCAGGTGAGGTCCCGGCCCTGGCGCTCGTGCAGCCGCAGCGTGCATGGCGGGCAGCGCGCCTCCCACCGGCCCTCCAGGTCCAGGGGACGGCAGGACCAGCCGAGGTGGCCGTCCAGGACCCTGGGCTCGTCCGAAGGGCGGAAGGAGGACGCCGCCTCCCCTTCGGCCCCCAGGCGGCTGCAGTAGCTCAGGTCCAGCCCCCCCAGGCTCAGCCGGGCCCAATAGCCGATGAAGACCTCCCCGTGGGGGGTGACGCAGTCGAGGTACCACTTGCGAAGGCGGAAGGCGTCCATGGGTCTCTGGGGGCTTTCGCCCATCCTACTCCTGGATGGCGCGGAGGTCCTGGAGGTTCCAAAAAACAATCAATTCAACATATAGCCGGGAATTTCCGGAGAACCCTATCAGTCCCAGGGAATAGCCGGGACAATGGACCCAAGGAGCCCCAGACCATGCCCAACGCTCATCCGGACCTGTCGCAGCGGATGACCACGCCCCTCCTGCCCTGGGCCCTGGCCCTGGCGGGCGGCGCGCTCATGGCCAGCGACATCGAGCCGGTGCTGAGGGTCGCCGGGTTCCTGGCGGCGGCGGGGGGCGGGGCTTCCCTCCACCTGTCCATGAAGCGGCACCGGGAGACCATGGCCCGGCTCCTCGCGGCCATCCCCCTGCCGGAGAAGGGCGAGGAGCTGTTCCGCGCCCTGCCCCGGGCCTGGTCGGCCCTGGAGGCGGAGAACCACCGGCTGGCCAACGAGGTCGAGGCCGAGGACCAGGTGCGCCGCCAGATTCTCGCCAACCTGCGCACGGGGATCGTGCTCCTGGGCCTGGACCGCCAGATCCGGCTCTTCAACCCCAAGGCCCGGACCATCCTGGGCGCCTCCAGCCACCTGGGGGAGGGCGAGTCGCTGGTGTCGGCCTTCCGGGAGCCCGAGAGCCTGCGCAACCTCCAGGACGCCTACGGGGGCGCCTTCCGGGAGTGGACCCTCAAGCGCAACCCCAGGACCATCCGCCTGCGGGCCGTGCCCTTCCCCGCCCCCGCGGGGGAGGGGACCTGGGTGCTGGTCACCCTGGACGACATCACCCACTTCGAGGCCCTGGAGACCACCCGCCAGAAGTTCATCTCCAACGCCAGCCACGAGCTGAAGACGCCGGTGACGGGCATCCGGGTGGCGGTGGAGAACCTCCAGGACGGGGCCCTCGTCCTCCCCGAGGGCGACACCAGCCTGAAGATCATCCTGCGCAGCCTGGACCGCATGGTCATGCTCCTGGACGACATCTCGGAGCTGAGCCGCATCGAGACCGGCGCCCTGCGCCTGGATGCCAGGCCCCTGACGGTGGGGCCCTTCATGACCGAATTCCTGGAGAGCGTCCAGCCCCTGGCCCGGGTCCGGAACGTGCGCATCCTGTCCGACGTGGAACCCGGCGCCACGGGCCACGCCTTCCGGGCCGACCCCATGCGCCTGGGCCAGCTCCTGGAGAACCTGGTGTCCAACGCCGTGAAGTTCGGGCCCCCGGAATCCGAGGTGCGGGTCGCGGCGCGCCTGGAAGGCGACGCCCTGGCCTTTTCCGTGGCCGACCAGGGCCCGGGCATCGGCTCGCAGGACCTGCCCCGGATCTTCGAGCGCTTCTTCCGGGCCCCGGCCACCCGGGGCGTGCCGGGCACCGGCCTGGGCCTCTCCATCGTCAAGCACCTGGCCGTGCTCATGGGCGGCGAGGTGGACGTGCAAAGCGAACCGGGCCGGGGCGCCATATTCACCTTCCGCCTCCCGGCGGCCGAAATGAAACCGTAGCCCCTTCCCCGAGGTGCCCTTGTCCCAGCCCGTCATGACCCCCGCACCCGGCAGCCGCATCGTGCGGTATGTGGGCGACCGCGTGCGCTTCACGCTCGAGGGGCAGGGCCCGGCCTTCCTGCGCACCAACCTCACCCGGGGCGCCCAGGCCCGGCAGGAGGTCATCGCCCTATCCGGGGCCGTCACCAGCGGCACCCGCACCTTCGCCGGCGCCTCCTGGCGGGACATCCCCCTGACGCAGCGGGACGGCCTCTGGGAGCTGGACCTGCCGCTCACCGAGGTGGGCCACTTCCGGGCCAAGGCCTACCGCCTGGACGAGGCCGGCACCCAGCACTGGCCCGAGGGCGCCGACGTGGGCATCTCCGTCCACCCCGACCACCTGCGCACCGGCAACACCATCTACTGCGCCTTCCCCCGAATGTTCGGCCCTTCCCGCACCGGCCGCAGCACCCGGGAGCCCGTGCTGGACGAGCAGCTCAACAGCCTGGACCAGCGCGGCTTCACCGTGATCCCCCCCTCGGGCAAGCTGCGCGAGCTCACCGCCTGCGTGCCCCACATTCTCGGGACCCTGGGCTGCCGCATCCTGCACCTGCTGCCCCTGGGCCCCACCCCCACGACCTTCGCGCGCTTCGGGCGCTTCGGCAGCCCCTACGCCCAGCAGGACCTCACCGCCATCGACCCCGCCCTGGTGGAGTTCGACGAGCGCACCA from Geothrix sp. 21YS21S-2 includes these protein-coding regions:
- a CDS encoding flavocytochrome c, with translation MFDETFDVLVVGSGYAGLSAAIEARLAGRSVLVIEKMKLPGGNSALSGGLFAVANAPLQAAEGIEDSPALLAGDMFKAGHGLNHPELVRTVAAGSLEAFLWCRDYLGVAFADSLHHGGGHSVPRTYSPANCSGSVILQALLVKCRELGIPIRLQTALEGFILDGDGRVTGAAVRADYIFPQEDSGAPRRIGAAQGLVLASGGWCQDVEFRRVQDPGLDGALETTNHPGATAEGLVSALRIGATPLHLSWIQLGPWTSRDEEGWGVSTMFSVLVGLRHGVMVDASTGRRFVNELADRLSRAREMVAAGRDPMLIVGGRAARQYPNLAQCLKRGAVKRYGTLEELAQDQAIDPAALSETLEHFNRSLDEGVDLEFGRPLGTQERYRVEPPYHLVRLRPKLHYCNGGIQIDADARVLDLGRHQPIPGLLAAGEVTGGVHGACRLGGMAIPECIVFGRIAGRNASRA
- a CDS encoding prolipoprotein diacylglyceryl transferase family protein, which translates into the protein MSPRLGKLLYALLFVVLLPLLLWAWARGAAGQVRLPPPGPAWAGRILAAAGGLAMLLAMATLTRHGEGLPMNAYPPRRLVVRGLYALTPHPIYAGFCVLCLGAAMATGSGSGFWLVGPAVVLGCAALVLGYEGPALDARFGRERRGPLLRLPAAQDGPPTPADRASAYVLVLLPWLLLYGLAAALGTPRDALDLGLPFERGWPVVEEAELPYASLYLWVLAVPWLARSGRDLRRFCTAGLVATLAGTLCFAVLPVMAPPRPFEAAGPLGRLLQWERLHDTPMCAFPSFHAAWAILAAGAASPRWKPAARLWAALVVWACAATGMHTLADVAAGALLGWGALRADALWEFLRRGAERVANSWREWRLGPLRIINHGFWAGLGVGLGVLLMCAFTGGTLTPEILLVVLCGLAGAGLWAQLVEGGPELLRPYGYYGGVLGTFAGVLAGHLLSGQGWLLLGAAAVAGPVIQGLGRVRCLVQGCCHGRVAPASVGIRYVHPRSRVSRLSGLRGLPLHPSPLYSILWNGVTWLVLLRLWRVGAGLPFIAGVYLVLNSLGRFAEEGTRGEPQTPVLGGLRLYQWVAVPVAALGAFLTCLGGAGPAPGARLDGTAFAAALGAGLCVWLALGADFPESNRRFSRLA
- a CDS encoding cell wall metabolism sensor histidine kinase WalK, whose amino-acid sequence is MPNAHPDLSQRMTTPLLPWALALAGGALMASDIEPVLRVAGFLAAAGGGASLHLSMKRHRETMARLLAAIPLPEKGEELFRALPRAWSALEAENHRLANEVEAEDQVRRQILANLRTGIVLLGLDRQIRLFNPKARTILGASSHLGEGESLVSAFREPESLRNLQDAYGGAFREWTLKRNPRTIRLRAVPFPAPAGEGTWVLVTLDDITHFEALETTRQKFISNASHELKTPVTGIRVAVENLQDGALVLPEGDTSLKIILRSLDRMVMLLDDISELSRIETGALRLDARPLTVGPFMTEFLESVQPLARVRNVRILSDVEPGATGHAFRADPMRLGQLLENLVSNAVKFGPPESEVRVAARLEGDALAFSVADQGPGIGSQDLPRIFERFFRAPATRGVPGTGLGLSIVKHLAVLMGGEVDVQSEPGRGAIFTFRLPAAEMKP